A part of Eubacterium sp. AB3007 genomic DNA contains:
- a CDS encoding SDR family NAD(P)-dependent oxidoreductase — MVNVEKSFVNNMFSVEGKVALVTGATGALGCVLSKAYGYAGAKVFMTGRNAEKLQKLQDEFEAEGIDCAYFVADPQKEEDVKALIAACVEKYGEVNILAICHGYNKPANILDQSVEDWQFIMDADCKSVYIVCKYVAEQMVEQGKGGKMVVVTSQRSKRGMAGYTGYCTSKGGADLMVSSMACDLTAKYGINVNSICPTVFRSELTEWMFDPDSEVYKNFLKREPIGRLAEPYDFVGFALFLSSEASDFMTGGNYDCSGGYLTC; from the coding sequence ATGGTAAACGTCGAAAAAAGCTTTGTGAACAACATGTTTTCCGTTGAGGGCAAGGTGGCTCTGGTCACCGGTGCTACCGGTGCGCTGGGTTGCGTTCTGTCCAAAGCATATGGATACGCTGGCGCTAAGGTCTTCATGACCGGGCGAAACGCAGAGAAGCTACAGAAACTGCAGGACGAGTTCGAAGCTGAAGGAATCGACTGTGCATACTTCGTAGCTGACCCACAGAAGGAAGAGGACGTAAAGGCTCTGATCGCTGCATGTGTAGAGAAGTACGGCGAGGTAAACATCCTGGCTATCTGCCATGGCTACAACAAGCCGGCTAACATCCTGGATCAGTCCGTTGAGGATTGGCAGTTCATCATGGATGCTGACTGCAAGTCCGTATACATCGTCTGCAAGTATGTTGCAGAGCAGATGGTCGAGCAGGGGAAGGGCGGCAAGATGGTCGTCGTGACCTCTCAGAGATCCAAGCGCGGCATGGCCGGATACACCGGATACTGCACCTCCAAGGGCGGCGCAGACCTGATGGTCTCCTCCATGGCCTGTGACCTGACAGCTAAGTACGGCATCAACGTCAACTCCATCTGCCCGACGGTGTTCCGCAGCGAGCTCACTGAGTGGATGTTCGATCCTGATTCTGAGGTCTACAAGAACTTCCTGAAGAGAGAGCCTATCGGCAGACTGGCTGAGCCCTACGATTTTGTTGGATTCGCTCTGTTCCTGTCCTCTGAGGCAAGTGATTTCATGACCGGCGGTAACTACGACTGTTCCGGCGGCTACCTGACCTGCTAA
- a CDS encoding cupin domain-containing protein has translation MIKRTYEELEPYFPPGHFGVTCKRYHGKDETGAEKFWIGISEFEPAGGADWAYEDNPLEKVYFVLEGEMTVTDKDGKEYVIHAGESISFPPNEGRGLVNASDKPAKMLVIINYPEA, from the coding sequence ATGATCAAGAGAACCTATGAAGAGCTGGAGCCTTATTTTCCGCCAGGGCATTTTGGAGTGACTTGTAAGCGGTATCACGGAAAGGATGAGACCGGAGCAGAGAAGTTCTGGATCGGAATCTCCGAGTTTGAGCCAGCTGGCGGTGCTGACTGGGCATACGAAGACAATCCGCTGGAGAAGGTGTATTTCGTTCTGGAAGGCGAGATGACAGTGACAGACAAGGATGGCAAAGAGTACGTGATCCACGCAGGTGAGAGCATCAGTTTTCCGCCCAACGAGGGACGTGGTCTGGTGAACGCCTCGGACAAGCCGGCGAAAATGCTGGTGATCATCAACTACCCTGAAGCATAG
- a CDS encoding nitrate/nitrite transporter, with product MTKKQSLNDFGKAGWGTILYCLLMFYFYVGMINDGTNVLAPTAAANIGVEPGTVIQTNGYAGMLAVLGFILVGQINRRIGPRYTSGIFTIISGIAYVICGNATSIAVYFVAMTICATGMMSAGYVAGGTLVATWFPKKKGIVMGYTTMGHNLASASYVALLTGLVAAFGSINTASIPIGVACVILGVVGLISMRDTPQERGMNPDNVSNEVYEAEYHTKHDDGGWTTAKLLKTKETWLVALYTGLFQICSVGVMQQLVTRNIRDFGMSQAGALTLMTVVALVGVFGSWLIGLIDTKIGTKRTMQGFGLWYAAALVINVLAGGQVGPLFYLSIFMIGMGIGGSANFTTSLPTSVFGRQGFDKVNSVVFPIQGFVTAWCFVVNGIVTNAIGNLSVAYMIFAGGAVLVSVLVSFLNEYKFNKDHAAEHKSA from the coding sequence ATGACCAAGAAACAGTCATTGAACGATTTTGGAAAAGCCGGATGGGGGACAATCCTCTATTGTCTGCTCATGTTCTATTTCTATGTTGGGATGATCAACGACGGCACGAATGTATTGGCACCAACTGCTGCAGCTAACATTGGGGTGGAACCTGGTACAGTGATCCAGACCAATGGATACGCTGGAATGCTGGCTGTCCTGGGATTTATCCTGGTAGGACAGATCAACCGAAGGATCGGTCCAAGATACACCTCGGGTATCTTTACCATCATCAGCGGTATCGCTTACGTTATCTGCGGTAATGCAACATCTATAGCTGTGTATTTTGTGGCTATGACTATCTGTGCAACCGGTATGATGTCTGCTGGTTATGTGGCCGGCGGCACTCTGGTAGCTACCTGGTTCCCGAAGAAGAAGGGAATCGTTATGGGATATACCACCATGGGGCACAATCTGGCTTCAGCTTCCTATGTAGCTCTGCTCACCGGGCTGGTTGCCGCCTTTGGAAGTATCAACACCGCATCTATTCCAATTGGCGTGGCTTGTGTGATTCTGGGTGTTGTGGGTCTGATTTCCATGAGAGACACTCCTCAGGAGAGGGGCATGAATCCGGACAATGTCTCCAACGAAGTCTATGAAGCGGAATACCATACCAAGCATGACGATGGTGGTTGGACTACCGCTAAACTTCTGAAGACCAAGGAAACCTGGCTGGTTGCACTTTACACAGGTCTCTTCCAGATCTGTTCCGTCGGTGTCATGCAGCAGCTTGTTACCCGCAATATCCGTGACTTCGGTATGTCTCAGGCTGGAGCACTGACTCTGATGACCGTGGTCGCTCTGGTTGGCGTGTTCGGGTCCTGGCTCATCGGCCTCATTGATACCAAGATCGGCACCAAGAGAACCATGCAGGGATTCGGACTCTGGTATGCGGCGGCACTGGTGATCAACGTACTGGCTGGTGGACAGGTAGGGCCTCTGTTCTATCTCTCCATCTTTATGATTGGCATGGGAATCGGCGGTTCGGCCAATTTCACCACCTCGCTGCCCACCTCCGTGTTTGGACGTCAGGGATTTGACAAAGTTAATTCCGTGGTCTTCCCGATCCAGGGATTCGTCACGGCATGGTGCTTTGTTGTCAACGGTATCGTAACCAACGCCATCGGCAATCTGAGTGTCGCTTACATGATCTTCGCAGGTGGCGCAGTGCTTGTCTCCGTCCTCGTCTCCTTCCTGAACGAGTATAAGTTCAACAAGGACCATGCGGCAGAGCACAAATCAGCATAA
- a CDS encoding sigma-54-dependent Fis family transcriptional regulator, whose translation MKMDRGAVMDLKELVDALHDYYEESIFVTDGEGNILFANKVAGRRLGMPCEELPGRNVKDLLEEGVYERSTVMEAIRTKKPFVGALGGNVDMKVYSNSVPILDEMGNVTMVVTSNMTAKRNLEWERIINEDRIENTRLKRELDYHRLQDQRVLVANSPVMKNIMTTIEAIAPTEYSVVILGESGTGKDMIAQMIHEKSDRAENGYISINCAAMPESLLESELFGYEGGAFTGAIKGGKIGLLEAASGGTLFLDEIGEMSLALQSKLLRVLENKEIRRVGGLENIPVDVRVICATNSDLEELIRKKTFREDLYYRLSVFTVKLPPLKERREDIIPIAEMFLQELNNKYGTSKVLADLTVHTMQEYSWPGNIRELRNVVERIYVVSPGNELLFTPIPTAEYGEFDATGRPQGLQIREFGSLKDFIRYAEAEYIKKIMKECGGSVNKTAAKLGIHRSVLYRKLHK comes from the coding sequence ATGAAAATGGACAGGGGGGCAGTAATGGATCTGAAGGAGTTGGTCGATGCATTACACGACTATTACGAGGAGTCGATTTTTGTGACAGATGGGGAAGGCAACATCCTGTTCGCCAACAAGGTCGCAGGCCGTCGTCTTGGAATGCCCTGTGAGGAGCTTCCGGGCAGAAATGTGAAAGACCTGCTAGAGGAAGGCGTCTATGAGAGATCCACTGTAATGGAAGCGATCCGCACCAAAAAACCATTTGTCGGTGCGTTGGGAGGCAACGTGGATATGAAGGTCTATTCCAACAGTGTGCCTATCCTGGACGAAATGGGAAACGTCACCATGGTAGTGACCAGCAATATGACTGCCAAGCGCAATCTGGAGTGGGAACGGATCATCAACGAGGACCGCATAGAGAACACCCGTCTGAAGAGAGAACTGGACTACCATCGTTTACAGGACCAGCGAGTGCTTGTAGCGAACAGTCCTGTCATGAAGAACATCATGACCACCATCGAGGCCATCGCTCCTACTGAGTATAGTGTTGTCATCCTTGGAGAGAGCGGTACCGGCAAGGATATGATCGCCCAGATGATTCATGAAAAATCGGATAGGGCTGAGAACGGGTATATCAGCATCAACTGTGCCGCCATGCCGGAATCTCTGCTGGAGAGCGAACTGTTCGGATACGAGGGTGGTGCGTTTACCGGCGCCATTAAGGGCGGGAAGATCGGGCTCCTGGAGGCGGCCTCAGGCGGAACGCTGTTCCTGGATGAGATTGGGGAGATGTCACTCGCCCTCCAATCCAAGCTCTTGCGTGTTCTCGAGAACAAAGAGATCCGTCGGGTTGGCGGCCTGGAAAACATTCCCGTGGATGTACGGGTGATCTGTGCCACCAACAGCGATCTGGAGGAACTGATCAGAAAGAAGACTTTCCGGGAGGATTTGTATTACCGGCTCAGTGTGTTTACGGTCAAACTCCCTCCGCTGAAAGAGCGAAGGGAAGATATCATCCCCATTGCGGAGATGTTCCTTCAGGAGTTGAATAACAAGTATGGCACCAGCAAGGTGCTGGCGGACCTGACGGTGCATACCATGCAAGAATACAGTTGGCCGGGAAACATCAGGGAACTACGGAATGTTGTGGAGAGGATCTATGTGGTCAGTCCCGGCAATGAATTGTTATTCACGCCAATTCCTACAGCGGAGTATGGCGAATTTGATGCTACAGGGAGACCCCAGGGACTGCAGATCCGGGAGTTCGGCAGTCTGAAAGATTTCATACGATACGCAGAAGCAGAATACATCAAGAAAATCATGAAAGAGTGCGGGGGTTCAGTGAACAAGACTGCTGCCAAGCTGGGTATCCACCGAAGCGTGCTTTACAGAAAACTACATAAATAA
- a CDS encoding DMT family transporter — MKRIALLLPILSGTCWGSAGVFVRVLYEAGFDNITITFSRLVITALLLMLTLLVYDRGLFRIRAGDLPFLAICGISGYVFMNICYNVAINLLSMSLASILLCTAPVFVIILGSILFHEKITRIRVLCMLGALVGCFLLSGILDTGGLKWSVYGLLMGVGASLSNAAYVLSSNELADKRKVHPLTVTFYTCSLAVLLMIPLADHHMILQFVADRPGTGVMFMVAHAVVVSLLPNLSYTVSMKYADAGVVSILASGAEPTSALLFGLFLYAEIPTVPGVIGMIIVVVSIIVLTRSDSDCA; from the coding sequence ATGAAGAGAATCGCCCTTCTTCTCCCCATCCTCTCCGGTACCTGCTGGGGGTCAGCGGGGGTGTTTGTCCGTGTCCTGTATGAGGCGGGGTTTGACAATATCACTATCACCTTTTCCAGACTGGTCATCACAGCGCTGCTGCTCATGCTGACGTTGCTGGTCTACGACAGGGGTCTTTTCCGGATCAGGGCAGGGGATCTGCCTTTTCTGGCTATCTGTGGCATCTCCGGGTATGTGTTCATGAATATCTGCTACAACGTAGCCATCAATCTTCTGAGCATGTCCCTGGCATCGATCCTGCTCTGTACAGCACCTGTGTTCGTGATTATCCTGGGCTCGATCCTCTTCCATGAGAAGATCACCCGCATCCGGGTGCTCTGCATGCTGGGAGCGCTGGTGGGGTGTTTCCTCCTCAGCGGCATTTTGGATACAGGAGGTCTGAAATGGAGTGTTTATGGCCTCCTCATGGGCGTAGGGGCCTCCCTGAGTAATGCGGCCTATGTGCTGTCTTCCAACGAACTGGCGGACAAGCGGAAGGTGCATCCACTGACCGTGACTTTCTACACCTGCTCACTGGCTGTGCTCCTGATGATCCCGCTGGCAGATCACCATATGATCCTGCAGTTCGTTGCAGATCGCCCCGGGACAGGGGTGATGTTTATGGTCGCCCATGCGGTGGTGGTCTCGCTGCTCCCTAACCTGTCATATACCGTTTCCATGAAGTATGCGGATGCGGGGGTGGTCTCCATACTGGCCAGTGGTGCAGAGCCTACATCCGCACTGCTGTTCGGGCTTTTTCTGTATGCGGAGATCCCCACCGTGCCTGGGGTTATCGGCATGATCATCGTGGTGGTGTCTATCATCGTCCTGACCAGGTCAGATAGTGATTGCGCTTAG
- a CDS encoding nitroreductase family protein: METRDCILGRRSIRKFTDQVVVREEIEKCVELASYTPSWKNTQVTRYITVADQGLKEQIADNCVLGFESNGKIIRHCPVLMVMTYKHGISGYERNGEPTTSKGDKWEVFDAGMAAQTFCLAAHDMGLGTVVMGIFDEQKLAETVHVPEGQVPAALIAVGHPAIEPQAPKRKSVEELLTWK, from the coding sequence ATGGAAACAAGAGACTGCATTTTAGGAAGAAGAAGCATCCGTAAGTTTACCGACCAGGTCGTCGTCCGGGAGGAGATCGAGAAGTGTGTGGAGCTGGCCTCCTACACGCCGTCCTGGAAAAATACCCAGGTGACCCGATATATCACCGTGGCAGACCAGGGGCTGAAGGAACAGATTGCGGACAACTGCGTACTTGGTTTTGAGAGCAACGGAAAGATCATTCGCCACTGTCCGGTCCTGATGGTCATGACTTATAAGCACGGGATCTCAGGCTATGAGCGGAACGGAGAACCCACCACCAGCAAGGGGGACAAGTGGGAGGTGTTTGACGCCGGTATGGCGGCACAGACCTTCTGTCTGGCTGCCCACGACATGGGGCTGGGTACCGTCGTTATGGGCATCTTTGATGAGCAGAAGCTGGCAGAAACAGTGCATGTGCCAGAAGGGCAGGTTCCGGCGGCATTGATCGCAGTAGGCCATCCGGCAATCGAGCCCCAGGCACCCAAGCGTAAGAGCGTAGAGGAACTGCTCACCTGGAAGTAG
- a CDS encoding heavy metal translocating P-type ATPase: MRLTVLHESMRRIRYRIPVTRMSMVDADVLECYLGALGFVREARVDERTRCATVFFRETGHKADLAKAMEAFTFGDARLREMVPENSGRAMNRRYEQQLVMKAAGKVVRDTLFPFRWKLLWNAYKSMKFLRMGLRSLCHGHLKVEVLDAAAITASMLRRDYSTAGSVMFLLEVGGLLEEWTHRKSVADLARNMSLKIDKVWKVLPEDSSQGGAEQRVLVGVNEVREGDRILVHTAGIIPLDGRVVKGECAVNQASMTGESIPVVKRPGGYVYAGTVVEEGECMIEVTQSAGSGKYDQVVKMIEESEKLKSQTEERAFHLADSLVPWSLAGTVVTWLLTRNVTRAMAFLMVDFSCALKLSMPLSVLSALREAGNQDITVKGGKYLEAIAEADTIVFDKTGTLTHAVPSVAEIITFDGAEEQECLRIAACLEEHYPHSVANAVVNEALDRGITHEEMHSNVNYVVAHGIASTIDGKKAIIGSYHFVFEDEKTVVPRGERSRLKALPAEYSHLYLAVGGRLKAVLCIFDPLREEAAVVIDQLHGLGISKVCMMTGDNERTAAAIAEKLQLDEYRAEVLPGDKAAFVKEERTAGRKVIMIGDGVNDAPALSEADVGIAISDGAAIAREISDVTIASGSLEQVVVLRRLAEALMDRINGNYRFIISFNGILILLGTLGVLQPASSALLHNGSTVVTGLASMTDLLPSPVERKRS, translated from the coding sequence ATGAGGCTAACGGTATTGCACGAGTCCATGCGTCGCATCAGGTACAGGATCCCGGTCACGCGGATGTCCATGGTGGATGCGGACGTACTGGAGTGCTATCTGGGGGCGCTGGGCTTTGTGCGAGAGGCCAGAGTCGACGAGAGGACGCGGTGTGCCACCGTGTTCTTTCGCGAGACAGGGCACAAAGCCGATCTGGCAAAGGCCATGGAAGCGTTCACCTTCGGGGATGCGCGTCTGCGGGAGATGGTACCGGAGAACTCGGGAAGGGCCATGAACCGCAGGTATGAACAACAGTTGGTGATGAAGGCGGCGGGGAAGGTCGTGAGAGACACGTTGTTTCCTTTCCGCTGGAAGCTCCTCTGGAACGCGTACAAGAGTATGAAGTTCCTGCGCATGGGGCTTCGATCTCTATGTCATGGTCATCTGAAGGTTGAGGTCCTGGATGCTGCCGCCATTACAGCATCCATGCTCCGTCGCGATTATTCCACGGCAGGGTCAGTCATGTTCCTGCTTGAGGTCGGAGGACTTCTGGAGGAATGGACACACCGAAAGTCAGTGGCGGACCTTGCCCGGAACATGAGCCTGAAGATCGACAAGGTCTGGAAGGTGCTTCCGGAGGACTCCTCCCAGGGTGGTGCCGAGCAGCGCGTGTTGGTGGGTGTTAACGAGGTGAGGGAAGGCGACCGGATCCTGGTGCACACCGCCGGGATCATTCCTCTGGACGGACGAGTCGTGAAGGGAGAGTGCGCGGTGAACCAGGCCTCTATGACAGGAGAATCTATTCCCGTGGTGAAACGTCCCGGCGGCTATGTCTATGCCGGCACCGTGGTGGAAGAGGGCGAATGTATGATCGAAGTCACCCAGTCGGCCGGCAGCGGCAAGTACGACCAGGTGGTGAAGATGATCGAGGAGTCGGAGAAGCTGAAGTCCCAAACGGAGGAAAGGGCCTTTCATCTGGCGGACAGCCTGGTTCCCTGGTCCCTGGCTGGGACGGTGGTTACCTGGCTACTGACCAGAAATGTTACCAGAGCCATGGCGTTTCTGATGGTGGACTTCTCCTGCGCGCTTAAGCTGTCTATGCCCCTGTCGGTACTGTCCGCATTGCGGGAGGCTGGGAACCAGGACATCACCGTCAAAGGAGGGAAATACCTGGAAGCCATCGCTGAGGCAGATACCATCGTATTCGACAAGACCGGCACACTGACGCACGCCGTGCCCTCCGTAGCAGAGATCATCACTTTCGATGGGGCGGAGGAGCAGGAATGCCTGCGTATCGCTGCCTGTCTGGAAGAGCACTATCCGCATTCTGTAGCCAACGCTGTGGTAAACGAAGCTCTGGACCGGGGCATAACCCACGAGGAGATGCATTCTAATGTCAACTACGTGGTCGCCCACGGGATCGCCAGTACCATCGATGGGAAGAAGGCTATCATCGGCAGCTATCACTTTGTGTTCGAAGACGAGAAGACCGTGGTGCCCAGGGGAGAGAGGAGCAGGTTGAAAGCACTACCGGCGGAGTACAGCCATCTTTATCTGGCGGTCGGTGGAAGGCTGAAGGCGGTCCTCTGCATCTTTGATCCGCTTCGCGAGGAAGCGGCAGTGGTGATCGATCAACTTCACGGGTTGGGGATCAGCAAGGTCTGCATGATGACCGGAGATAACGAGCGCACAGCGGCGGCCATCGCGGAGAAGCTTCAGTTGGATGAGTATCGCGCGGAGGTGCTCCCGGGAGACAAAGCAGCGTTCGTCAAAGAAGAACGCACTGCGGGACGTAAGGTCATCATGATCGGTGACGGGGTCAACGATGCTCCCGCCTTGTCGGAAGCAGATGTTGGGATCGCCATCAGCGATGGTGCCGCCATCGCCCGTGAGATCTCGGACGTTACCATCGCTTCAGGAAGCCTGGAGCAGGTAGTGGTGCTTCGGCGTCTTGCGGAGGCTCTCATGGATCGGATCAACGGCAATTACAGGTTCATCATTTCCTTCAACGGGATCCTGATCCTGCTGGGGACCCTGGGGGTGCTGCAGCCGGCCAGTTCCGCGCTCCTCCATAATGGATCGACGGTGGTCACCGGTCTGGCCAGCATGACCGATCTGCTTCCGTCACCTGTGGAGAGGAAAAGGTCCTGA
- a CDS encoding DUF6110 family protein, whose translation MKYLDKAVFAAGGALFVTAGVAALTSKCAKKIYTDCTALVLRGRDKVMETQATLKENCQDIYEDAQIINEEKAAETAAEKLEEAKAMVEAAAAEERAKK comes from the coding sequence ATGAAGTACTTAGACAAAGCCGTGTTTGCCGCAGGAGGCGCATTGTTCGTGACCGCTGGAGTCGCTGCCCTGACCAGCAAGTGTGCCAAGAAGATCTACACAGACTGTACCGCTCTGGTACTGCGCGGCAGAGACAAGGTGATGGAGACACAGGCAACCCTGAAAGAAAACTGTCAGGATATCTACGAGGATGCTCAGATCATCAACGAGGAAAAGGCAGCGGAAACTGCAGCGGAGAAGCTGGAAGAGGCGAAGGCCATGGTAGAGGCAGCTGCGGCAGAAGAGAGGGCGAAGAAATGA
- a CDS encoding 8-oxo-dGTP diphosphatase, translating to MAILTTLCYLEQDGKYLMLHRTKKEHDINKDKWIGIGGKFEPDESPEDCMLREFREETGCELTDYRLRGIVTFLSGDGLTEYMFLYGAAGFSGTLQDCDEGELIWVEKEKLRDLYIWEGDKIFLDLMESSQEFFSLKLVYDGQEGLVEAVLDGKPL from the coding sequence ATGGCTATACTCACAACGCTGTGCTATCTGGAACAGGACGGGAAATACCTGATGCTCCACCGCACCAAGAAAGAACACGACATCAACAAGGACAAATGGATCGGCATCGGCGGGAAGTTCGAGCCGGATGAGAGCCCGGAGGACTGCATGCTCCGGGAGTTTCGCGAGGAAACGGGATGCGAGTTGACCGACTACCGGCTGCGTGGGATCGTCACCTTTCTCTCCGGGGATGGACTGACGGAATACATGTTTCTCTATGGGGCTGCTGGGTTCAGTGGAACCTTGCAGGACTGCGACGAAGGAGAGTTGATCTGGGTAGAGAAGGAGAAGCTGCGCGACCTGTACATCTGGGAGGGAGATAAGATCTTCCTGGATCTCATGGAAAGCAGCCAGGAGTTCTTCTCACTCAAGCTGGTCTACGACGGGCAGGAAGGGCTGGTGGAAGCGGTGCTGGACGGTAAGCCGCTATAG
- a CDS encoding flavodoxin family protein — protein MSKKILVLTGSPRQGGNTDILAEAFIEGAQRAGNQVFRFDAGRKNVSGCVACETCFSSGHPCSYVDDFEEYAGYLKEADVLAIFSPVYWFSFPAQLKATIDKMYCFYNGAQPIGPKECFLVMVAGGPDTSIFDAAVANYNKIADLLALDNKGHIVVPGIHDAGAVKNTPAVDGMKRLGEAI, from the coding sequence ATGAGTAAGAAGATTCTGGTTCTGACGGGGAGTCCCCGGCAGGGCGGCAATACAGACATTTTGGCAGAGGCTTTCATCGAGGGTGCCCAGAGAGCCGGCAACCAGGTTTTCCGCTTTGACGCGGGCCGTAAGAACGTCTCAGGGTGTGTTGCATGTGAGACATGCTTCAGCTCCGGGCATCCATGTTCCTATGTGGATGATTTTGAGGAGTACGCGGGTTACCTGAAGGAAGCCGATGTGCTGGCGATCTTCTCGCCGGTCTACTGGTTCTCCTTCCCGGCCCAGCTGAAGGCCACCATCGATAAGATGTACTGCTTCTACAACGGCGCGCAGCCCATCGGCCCCAAGGAGTGCTTCCTGGTCATGGTCGCGGGGGGACCGGATACTTCGATCTTCGACGCAGCCGTTGCCAATTACAACAAGATCGCAGACCTTCTGGCTCTGGACAACAAGGGGCATATCGTCGTTCCAGGCATCCATGATGCGGGCGCAGTGAAGAACACGCCTGCGGTAGATGGAATGAAACGCCTCGGGGAGGCCATCTAG
- the eutM gene encoding ethanolamine utilization microcompartment protein EutM encodes MAKYDALGMIETKGLIGSIEAADAMVKAANVYLIGRQFVGGGLVTVMVRGDVGAVKAATDAGAAAAQRVGELLSVHVIPRPHVEVESILPSPEK; translated from the coding sequence ATGGCTAAGTATGATGCATTAGGAATGATCGAAACCAAGGGACTCATCGGATCCATCGAGGCAGCAGATGCTATGGTTAAGGCAGCCAACGTTTACCTGATCGGCAGACAGTTCGTCGGCGGCGGACTGGTAACCGTTATGGTAAGAGGAGACGTAGGCGCTGTCAAGGCTGCTACTGATGCTGGTGCTGCAGCTGCTCAGAGAGTTGGCGAGCTCCTGTCCGTTCACGTAATCCCGAGACCGCACGTTGAGGTCGAGAGCATTCTGCCTTCCCCAGAGAAATAA
- a CDS encoding phosphate propanoyltransferase, translated as MANYEELIMQLVQAAKASAATGASCGSEGLTDIPVGVSNRHLHLSQADLETLFGAGYELTNIKDLGQPGQFACKETLTVVGPKGAIEKVRVLGPVRKQTQVEILSADGFKLGVKAPVRQSGDLAGSPGVTLVGPKGSVVLKEGTIVALRHIHMSLADAARFGVKDGDIVSMEFGGERGGIMNNVLIRANDSSALECHVDTEEANAFGISSKSHFKLIK; from the coding sequence ATGGCTAACTACGAAGAACTGATCATGCAGCTTGTACAGGCAGCCAAGGCCAGTGCAGCAACGGGAGCATCCTGCGGATCGGAGGGTCTGACAGATATCCCGGTAGGCGTATCCAACCGCCACCTGCACCTTTCCCAGGCTGATCTGGAAACGCTGTTCGGCGCTGGCTATGAGCTAACAAACATCAAGGATCTTGGACAGCCGGGACAGTTCGCCTGCAAGGAGACCCTGACCGTGGTAGGCCCCAAGGGCGCTATCGAGAAGGTCAGAGTATTGGGTCCGGTCAGAAAGCAGACACAGGTAGAGATCCTATCTGCAGACGGATTCAAACTGGGTGTGAAGGCACCCGTGAGGCAGTCCGGTGACCTGGCTGGTTCTCCGGGCGTGACACTGGTAGGGCCTAAGGGCAGCGTGGTTCTGAAGGAAGGAACCATCGTGGCACTGCGGCACATCCACATGTCTCTGGCAGATGCAGCCAGATTCGGTGTCAAGGACGGCGACATCGTCTCCATGGAATTCGGCGGTGAGCGTGGTGGAATCATGAATAACGTGCTCATCAGAGCCAATGACTCCAGCGCCCTGGAATGCCATGTAGATACAGAGGAAGCCAATGCCTTTGGCATCAGCTCAAAATCTCATTTCAAGCTAATAAAATAG